One genomic region from Vanacampus margaritifer isolate UIUO_Vmar chromosome 2, RoL_Vmar_1.0, whole genome shotgun sequence encodes:
- the LOC144043998 gene encoding uncharacterized protein LOC144043998, producing MLKDLVRERLIAAADEIFGLFETAIASYEEQLRRAREETERHRQVEAVCKTQVVIRMDVQRLIAHQAYHPQLQEHPLHTQKEEEEDSAIMMPLAGKSVQEYKEEPAKLPHHSLSGDQRGEPVPEDPGAPLSQSDDIEKNESLRSNADRQSDVRPSKCSKKKTTPGKKKTTQKGIQQLFGRQELPPEPQGESSILGQMDPQPIHAKEEKKNPQPIHVKVEATDLQFPHVEEKEAEVGTFVLTGVSVESEDDQDKPLECSQLHHDSPSGDHCGGPPPDGLLAPLSDSDDMEEHLRSDTDCEGDKKQLECSEKEKICNKNMTQMWKKGFPCSVCDKSWTNKSKLYEHMRTHTGGQKPFRCSVCGNTFSVKQDMVRHMRTHAEEKPFSCSVCGKKLSTKSTLATHMKIHTGEKPFSCLFCGKNFSLKQVMVRHMSTHTGEKPFSCSACGKKCSRKSTLDIHMRTHTGEKPFSCSFCGKKFSLKNDMLRHMLTHTGDKPFSCSACGKKCSRKSSLDIHMRRHTGEKPFSCLFCGKKFSLKQVMVRHMLTHTGEKPFSCSACGKKFNRKHVMISHMRTHTGERLLFAQPMVRNSLRNIV from the exons ATGTTGAAAGATTTGGTAAGGGAGCGATTGATTGCGGCCGCCGACGAAATCTTCGGACTGTTTGAAACGGCGATAGCGTCGTACGAGGAGCAACTTCGTCGAGCGAGAGAGGAGACCGAGCGACACCGACAAGTGGAAGCTGTTTGCAAGACTCAAGTTGTCATACGCATGG ATGTCCAGAGGCTGATTGCTCATCAGGCATATCACCCTCAGCTGCAAGAGCATCCACTGCACACTcaaaaggaagaggaagaggacagTGCAATTATGATGCCACTGGCAGGCAAATCTGTGCAGGAGTATAAAGAGGAACCAGCCAAGCTTCCTCATCACAGTCTCAGTGGAGACCAGCGTGGAGAACCAGTGCCAGAAGACCCTGGAGCTCCACTTTCACAAAGCGACgacatagaaaaaaatgagtctTTGAGGAGCAACGCAGACCGTCAAAGTGACGTCCGACCATCAAAATGCTCCAAAAAGAAGACAACTcctggaaaaaagaaaactactCAAAAAG GCATCCAGCAGCTGTTTGGTCGTCAAGAACTTCCCCCTGAGCCGCAGGGGGAAAGCTCCATTTTGGGGCAAATGGATCCACAGCCCATCCATgctaaagaggaaaaaaagaatccaCAGCCCATCCATGTTAAAGTGGAAGCTACAGATCTGCAGTTCCCCCATGTGGAAGAGAAAGAGGCTGAAGTGGGCACATTTGTACTGACTGGTGTTTCTGTGGAGAGTGAAGACGACCAAGACAAACCACTCGAGTGTTCACAGCTTCATCATGACAGCCCCAGTGGAGACCACTGTGGAGGACCACCTCCAGACGGCCTCTTAGCTCCACTGTCTGACAGTGATGACATGGAAGAACATTTGAGGAGCGACACAGACTGTGAAGGTGACAAAAAGCAGTTGGAATGCTCTGAAAAGGAGAAAATCTGCAACAAGAACATgacacaaatgtggaaaaagggTTTTCCATGCTCAGTGTGTGATAAAAGTTGGACAAACAAATCGAAATTGTATGAACATATGAGGACACACACAGGAGGACAAAAACCCTTTagatgctcagtttgtggcaatACATTTTCTGTAAAGCAAGACATGGTTAGGCACATGAGAACACACGCAGAAGAGAAACCCTTtagttgctcagtttgtggtaagaAATTGTCTACAAAGTCGACACTGGCCACACACATGAAAatacacacaggagaaaaacccttTAGTTGCTTATTTTGTGGTAAGAATTTTTCTCTAAAGCAAGTTATGGTTAGGCACATGTCaacacacacaggagagaaaccCTTTAGTTGCTCAGCTTGTGGTAAGAAATGTTCCAGAAAGTCGACTCTGGACatacacatgagaacacacacaggagaaaaacccttTAGTTGCTCATTTTGTGGTAAGAAATTTTCTTTAAAGAATGACATGCTTAGGCACATGTTAACACACACAGGAGATAAACCCTTTAGTTGCTCAGCTTGTGGTAAGAAATGTTCCAGAAAGTCTTCTCTGGACATACACATGAGAagacacacaggagaaaaacccttTAGTTGCTTATTTTGTGGTAAGAAATTTTCTCTAAAGCAAGTTATGGTTAGGCACATGTTaacacacacaggagagaaaccCTTTAGTTGCTCAGCTTGTGGTAAGAAGTTTAATAGAAAGCATGTTATGATCAgtcacatgagaacacacacaggagagaGACTTTTATTTGCTCAGCCTATGGTCAGAAATTCTCTGAGAAACATAGTATAA